A genomic segment from bacterium encodes:
- a CDS encoding peptidylprolyl isomerase: MIDNHDSRVSSASEEVSRNIPFIHKSLLSIVIGIFVTLSPPAFAELLDAVVASVDNTPITLTDVVQRSGVAYPTSLSDAAQNQQIQNALQQLITEHLLRAESRDRRIGVSDDEIQLYIDRLAQQNGLSRETFERALQEQNTTIEQLQEQVEIDILKTKLANQIMREGTSIGEQEINEYLAQHPELKTGGTKMKLRQIVLYRERQSETAAKETLERVRSDASSLDDFKREASKISHGPESVDGGLLGVLSEEDLHGAIFEALFELPEQQVSSIIETPIGFHLFFIENRFLGHKSNTTNTELRSEIRAQLEERKLQERMKLYFARELTSKFAVDKKI, from the coding sequence ATGATCGACAACCATGACTCACGAGTATCATCCGCTTCTGAGGAAGTATCTCGAAACATACCTTTCATACACAAATCTCTGCTCTCTATTGTAATAGGAATCTTTGTAACCTTATCTCCTCCTGCCTTCGCTGAACTACTTGATGCTGTTGTAGCATCCGTCGATAACACTCCTATTACTCTAACTGACGTTGTGCAAAGGTCAGGCGTGGCTTATCCGACCTCCCTCTCTGATGCTGCTCAGAACCAACAAATTCAAAATGCTCTTCAACAGCTCATTACTGAACATCTCCTAAGAGCTGAAAGCAGAGATCGACGAATCGGCGTAAGCGATGACGAGATTCAACTTTATATCGACCGCCTTGCTCAACAAAATGGCCTATCTCGTGAAACGTTTGAAAGAGCACTACAGGAGCAGAATACGACCATTGAACAATTGCAGGAACAGGTAGAAATCGACATTTTAAAAACCAAGCTCGCCAATCAAATTATGCGAGAAGGAACCAGCATTGGTGAGCAAGAAATCAACGAGTATCTTGCTCAGCATCCAGAGCTCAAGACTGGCGGAACAAAAATGAAGTTACGGCAAATAGTACTCTACCGGGAGCGGCAGTCAGAGACAGCAGCAAAAGAGACTCTTGAGCGCGTACGAAGTGACGCGTCGTCTCTGGATGACTTTAAACGAGAGGCCTCAAAAATTTCTCACGGGCCAGAATCAGTCGACGGAGGACTACTCGGCGTTCTTAGCGAAGAGGACCTTCATGGAGCTATTTTTGAGGCCCTGTTTGAACTACCAGAGCAGCAGGTTTCTTCGATTATTGAGACACCTATTGGCTTTCACCTCTTCTTTATTGAAAACCGCTTTCTTGGTCATAAAAGTAACACGACAAATACAGAGCTCAGAAGCGAAATACGAGCTCAACTAGAAGAGAGAAAACTCCAAGAGCGAATGAAGCTATATTTCGCTCGAGAGTTGACCTCTAAGTTTGCTGTGGACAAGAAAATATAA